In a genomic window of Polycladomyces abyssicola:
- a CDS encoding sigma-54-dependent Fis family transcriptional regulator, giving the protein MQAEPEQNELPPMLASSWKRSRKWGVDPKSVQDELLTDGELEDRRERMRDLFQACSPVLETLYMQVRHSSFMVLVSDRDGYIVAKWGDPPFTDRASRVRLDIGANWEERVKGTNAIGTSLAESKPVSVWGNQHYCEENRFLTCYAAPLYSPTGELLGILDVSGDARLHHPHTLGMVITAAQACQARLLLHQARRELVLQMREADALMESMSHPMIAVDTDGQITRVNQSAARWLGHAMADCIGQPLTRWFDPDDVKVLLTRSDRDVSVLKPALADSDVSWVAKPIQDERKRTFRIHLTGRIPADSHSDKQEPVSNLVVGCPKVREVFELAVRIAPSPLTLLIRGETGTGKDRLARTVHEASGRKGAFVAVNCGAIPETLVESELFGYEKGAFTGARKDGYKGKFEAADGGTLFLDEIGDMPPASQVVLLRVLEEKKVTRIGSHRPIPVDVRVIAATHQNLEQAVAEGRFRADLFYRLREMELVLPPLRERTDLRLLAEHFLKKVEQELGRAIGVSDEVWPILEQHDWPGNLRELRQVIRQSAYQACLIRGVDWISLQDLPLLRREEPGSEKTVSLLSINDAEERAVAQAIQAARGNLSEAARLLGIGRTTLYRKLHKYPHLKPRC; this is encoded by the coding sequence ATGCAAGCGGAGCCGGAACAAAACGAGCTTCCCCCGATGTTGGCATCCTCGTGGAAACGAAGTCGCAAATGGGGTGTCGATCCCAAAAGCGTGCAGGACGAGTTGCTGACCGACGGCGAACTGGAAGACCGAAGGGAGCGGATGCGTGATCTGTTCCAAGCCTGCTCGCCAGTATTGGAAACGCTGTACATGCAGGTAAGGCATTCCTCTTTCATGGTGTTGGTATCGGATCGGGACGGATATATCGTAGCCAAGTGGGGAGATCCGCCGTTTACCGATCGTGCGTCTCGGGTCCGGCTGGATATCGGGGCCAATTGGGAAGAACGGGTGAAGGGGACAAATGCGATCGGTACATCCTTGGCAGAATCCAAACCGGTTTCGGTTTGGGGAAACCAGCATTATTGTGAAGAGAACCGGTTTTTGACCTGCTATGCGGCTCCTTTGTATTCACCGACGGGAGAACTGTTGGGGATTCTCGACGTCAGCGGAGACGCCCGGCTGCATCATCCCCATACGTTGGGGATGGTGATCACGGCCGCACAAGCGTGTCAGGCTCGTCTGTTGCTGCATCAAGCCCGACGCGAACTGGTCTTGCAAATGCGGGAAGCGGACGCACTGATGGAAAGTATGAGTCACCCGATGATCGCCGTCGATACGGATGGGCAGATCACCCGGGTGAATCAGTCCGCGGCCAGGTGGTTGGGACACGCGATGGCGGATTGCATCGGGCAACCGCTGACCCGTTGGTTTGATCCCGACGATGTCAAAGTGCTGCTGACAAGATCGGACCGAGATGTGAGCGTTCTGAAGCCCGCCCTCGCAGACAGCGATGTTTCCTGGGTGGCTAAACCCATCCAAGATGAGCGGAAACGGACGTTTCGCATTCATCTTACTGGTCGGATTCCGGCAGACAGCCATTCCGACAAACAGGAACCCGTTTCCAATCTGGTAGTGGGTTGCCCCAAGGTGAGGGAAGTGTTTGAGCTGGCTGTTCGGATCGCTCCTTCCCCCCTTACGTTGCTGATCCGTGGGGAAACGGGGACGGGCAAGGATCGGCTGGCACGTACCGTTCACGAGGCCAGCGGAAGAAAAGGTGCGTTTGTTGCCGTCAACTGCGGGGCGATTCCCGAGACGCTGGTGGAGTCGGAGTTGTTCGGCTACGAAAAAGGGGCATTTACGGGAGCGCGAAAGGACGGATACAAAGGGAAGTTTGAAGCGGCTGACGGAGGCACGCTATTTCTGGACGAGATCGGGGACATGCCGCCAGCTTCACAGGTGGTGTTGTTGCGTGTTTTGGAGGAAAAGAAAGTGACCCGGATCGGTTCTCATCGGCCGATCCCGGTTGATGTGCGCGTGATCGCCGCGACGCATCAGAATCTGGAACAGGCTGTCGCTGAAGGACGTTTCCGGGCTGATCTCTTTTACCGTCTGCGTGAGATGGAGTTGGTTCTGCCGCCTCTTCGGGAGCGGACAGACCTGCGTTTGTTGGCGGAACATTTTTTGAAGAAGGTGGAGCAGGAGCTGGGACGTGCCATCGGGGTTTCAGATGAAGTGTGGCCCATCCTCGAACAGCACGATTGGCCGGGAAATCTCCGTGAACTGCGGCAAGTGATCCGGCAGTCGGCTTATCAAGCGTGTTTGATTCGAGGAGTGGATTGGATCAGCCTTCAGGACTTGCCTCTGCTGAGGCGCGAAGAGCCTGGATCGGAAAAGACGGTTTCTTTACTCTCGATCAACGACGCCGAGGAGCGGGCCGTTGCACAGGCGATTCAAGCTGCACGCGGGAATCTTTCGGAGGCTGCCAGATTGCTTGGGATCGGCCGTACCACGTTGTATCGGAAATTGCACAAATATCCCCATCTCAAACCGAGGTGTTGA
- a CDS encoding DUF962 domain-containing protein, with protein MFTDFQSFWLHYLRQHSKKKTRQWHAAGTSMVVVCAVLALVTMEWKWLLLAPVIAYGFAWYSHFFIEGNKPATFGHPLWSLVADFRMVFLMLTGKLDEELQKAQIGHVEMRSSNLD; from the coding sequence ATGTTCACTGATTTCCAATCGTTCTGGCTACACTATCTGAGACAGCACAGCAAGAAAAAAACGCGACAGTGGCATGCGGCGGGCACATCCATGGTGGTGGTGTGTGCAGTGTTGGCGTTGGTCACCATGGAATGGAAGTGGCTGTTGTTGGCGCCTGTGATTGCGTATGGATTTGCGTGGTACAGTCACTTTTTCATTGAGGGAAACAAACCGGCCACGTTCGGCCATCCGTTGTGGTCACTGGTTGCTGATTTTCGTATGGTGTTTCTCATGTTGACCGGCAAACTGGATGAGGAGTTACAGAAAGCACAGATCGGGCATGTCGAGATGCGCTCGTCCAATTTGGATTAG
- a CDS encoding Bug family tripartite tricarboxylate transporter substrate binding protein — MRNAAIAWMCALVLVVVTACSGNPWTAGAYPAKPITVVAPSGVGGGWDLTARALVKALRESKLVDQTMSVENRPGGGGTVFLAEYATQDRANPYKLFVNSPPILINHLKKEGNSPFGYRDTTPLGQLTEDFGAYVVRSDSPYRDLRSVLQVIRTHPERLTVAGGSAPGSMDHLMAVLPVYYSGVSPKKMKYVSYDGGGEAMAALLGGNADLIATDASSVGEYLKAGKVRVLAVTAPHRLDGELKTVPTLKELGINTQFVIWRGVFGPKQMPPQAVKYWQKQLKALSEHPAWKRELAANHWIGRYRDAQSFQAFLEEQDQQIRTLLKVLGMAKP, encoded by the coding sequence ATGAGAAATGCGGCTATCGCTTGGATGTGCGCACTGGTGCTGGTGGTTGTAACCGCTTGCAGCGGGAACCCTTGGACCGCGGGTGCCTATCCTGCAAAACCGATTACCGTGGTCGCGCCTTCCGGTGTGGGCGGAGGTTGGGATTTGACTGCCCGGGCATTGGTCAAGGCGCTACGGGAATCCAAGTTGGTGGATCAAACGATGAGCGTTGAAAATAGACCGGGTGGTGGTGGCACGGTGTTTTTGGCCGAATACGCTACCCAAGACCGGGCCAATCCTTACAAACTGTTCGTCAATTCCCCTCCAATCCTGATCAATCATCTGAAAAAAGAGGGCAACAGTCCGTTCGGATATCGGGATACGACGCCGTTGGGACAGTTGACCGAAGATTTCGGTGCTTATGTAGTTCGGTCAGACTCGCCTTACCGCGATTTACGCTCTGTCCTACAGGTGATTCGAACCCATCCCGAACGCTTGACAGTGGCGGGCGGGTCGGCCCCTGGTTCCATGGATCACCTGATGGCGGTTCTCCCCGTTTATTATTCGGGTGTTTCGCCGAAAAAGATGAAATATGTCTCCTATGATGGTGGAGGAGAAGCGATGGCCGCTTTGTTGGGAGGAAATGCTGATTTGATCGCTACCGATGCATCTAGTGTCGGTGAATATCTGAAGGCGGGCAAAGTGCGGGTACTGGCCGTCACCGCTCCACATCGGCTGGACGGCGAATTGAAAACAGTACCAACGTTAAAGGAGTTGGGTATCAACACCCAATTCGTCATTTGGCGAGGGGTGTTCGGACCCAAGCAAATGCCGCCGCAAGCGGTGAAATATTGGCAGAAGCAGTTGAAAGCTTTGTCTGAGCATCCGGCTTGGAAACGGGAGTTGGCGGCCAACCATTGGATCGGACGATATCGGGACGCTCAATCATTTCAGGCGTTTTTAGAGGAGCAGGATCAGCAGATCCGTACGCTGTTGAAGGTGTTGGGCATGGCCAAGCCCTGA